In the genome of Streptomyces sp. P3, the window CGCCGTAGCTGATCGAGAATCATCGCCATCACGGGCGCAGGCCCCCCAGCCGGTGCAGCACGTCGCCGGACGGTGTGATCCGCTGGTCCGAGGTGATCCTGCCGTCCTGCAACCGCACCACCCGGTCGCCGCCCGCGGCGACCTCAGCGTCGTGCGTGGCGATCAGCATCGTCATCCCGTAGCGCTCGCGCAGCGACATCAGCAGGTCGATGATCTCCCGCCCGATGACGCTGTCCAGGTTGCCCGTGGGCTCGTCGGCCAGTAACAGTCCCGGCCGGTTGATCAACGCCCGTGCGACGGCGACGCGTTGCTGTTGGCCGCCCGACAACTGCGAGGGCAGGGCATCGGCCCGCTGGTCCAGGCCGACGGCTTCGAGCAGCTCCATGCCGCGCGCACGCCGGTCGAAGTCCACTCTGCGCGGCAGGACGGGGGCGAGCACATTGTCCAGCGCGGTCAGCGCGGGCAGCAGGTGGAAGCGCTGGAAGACGAAACCGACACGCCGCCGGTGACGGTCCAGATCCCGAGGTATCAGTTGTGTGCCGTCGATCTCGACGTGCCCCTCGTCGGGCTGGTCCATGCCGCCCGTCACATGCAGGACGGTGGATTTGCCCGCGCCGGACGGCCCGGTCAGCATCACCACCTCCCCGGCCGCGACCTCCAGGTCGATCTCGTCCAGAGCGGTCAGGCCGGGATACCGGCGGCTCACCCCGCGCAACGTCACGCTCACAGCCATTGATGCAGCCTCGCCCTCGTACATCGCGCACGTACATCGCCGCCCCTGCATTGCGACAATTCAGGGGTATGTTGTCACAATGTAGAAGGGACGTGTATGCCGCTCCACCACGCCGTGCTCGCGCTGCTGACCCGGCGACCGAATCACGGATACGAACTCAAGGCCCGGTTCGAGGAGGCCGTCGGCCCGCAGTGGGGCGGCCTGAACATCGGTCACCTCTACCAGATCCTCGAACGGCTGGTCCGTGACGGCTTTGTCTCACGCTCGCAGGTCACGCAGACCGACCGGCCCGACAAGAACCTCTACACGCTCACCGAGGCGGGCGAGGCCGAGCTGCGCTCGTGGGCGACCACCGCCTGGGTGCGCGTCGGCGGCTTCCGCGACGAGCTGTTCCTGAAGCTCCTCGGCGCCGTCGCGCTGGGCCCGCAGGCCCTGGCCACACTGATCGAGTCGCAGCGGCAGACATACCTGTCCGAGCTTGCGGGCCTGGGGCGGCAGCGCCGCGCCCACGCCGACGAGCCGCTGGTCGCCGTCCTGATCGACGCCGCCATCGCGCACACCAAGGCCGACCTCGGACTGCTGGACAGCGCCGCACAGCATCTGGGCCCGCTCGCCACGGCACAGAGCGCGCAGGCGCCGGAGCGCTCGCCCTCACGGGCACGGGACGACGCCGACGAGGCTCCGAGGGGCAGGGCGGGATGAGAAGGTGCCGTACGCGCCGTCCTGGATCGCCGCCTTGGACCGGTGTAAAACTTCATGTCGGCCTCACGGCCCTCCGCCCAGCCCGGCTTGCTCTCGTGCTGCCCGTGGGGCGGGCAGCGGTGAGCCCGTCCTGCGCGCGTCGGGGCAATGAAGTGACGGGCGAGGACCACGAGCCCGAAGGTCATGGCCACCCCGCGCCATCCCGGGCCGCGGTGGTCGACGCCGCAGAAGGCCGGCACCGTCACAGCCCGTCCGGCATCGCCCCGCACAAGGACGCGGGCCATGGCTTGGACCTGCTCGTCGAAGCCGACCAGCCCTTCGTGGGTGTCCGGCGAGCCGACCATGTAGCCGCCACCGTGGAGGTAGAGCAGGCGGCCCCGGCCCGAGACTTCCGCCGGCTCCAGTTCCAGGGCCGGCCGCCCACCCAGAACGGTCCTGCGGGTGGCCACGCCCGCTTCAGCGGGCCGGGTGAGAGCTCCGCTGAATCCGCTGCGTTGTTCCGCCACTGTGGGAGGCGTCTCGCTCCGGGGGGCGGAACGGAGCATGGCATCCAGGGCGTCGCGCTGGGATCGGGACATGGGAAACCTCCATCGGTCAGAAGGACAGCACCGTCGCGGCAGGGCCGGCATCGGCCCCGGGTTCGCACGTGCTGGAGATTGCGTTGATCACTTGCCGGTGGGCTCACGCCACCGGGCGCGATGACGGGGTGTACGTCGGCGGTACCGGGAGGGCGCCTGCACTTGTCCCGGCAGGGGGACGTATCGGGGTTCTGGCGGCGTGAGGTGGTGGTCCGGGGTTCAGGATCCGGTGCTGTAGCGCTTGAGCATGAGGGCCACGGCTTCGTCCACGATCGCGGGATCAGTGGGGCTGGGCGGGACGAAGTCGGTCCGTACGAGTTGAGGCCACAGCAACTGGCTGCAGATCATGCCGAGGAACTGCTCGGCCACTACGGATGCCGACTGTGGCTGTCCGTCGGCCGAACGGAAGTCGAGTGTGCCGGCGTGTGCTTCGGCGTCCAGGTAGTCGCGGAGCCGGTCGAAGAAGGGTCCGCGGTCGATGGCGAAGCCGGTGCCGACGATGTCGGCGAGTTCCGGCATCTGGGGAAGTTCGGTGATGATGAGCCGGCACAGCGCCGCCGTGCCGGGCCGGGCGACCAGGCAGGCGTAGTCGCGGCCGATGTGGTCCAGACCGAACCGGGGATCACCGGGCGGGGGCGGTGCGGCGTACTCCCCGGCGTCACCCCGGCCAGCATCGACAAGGCCCGGCAGATCCTCGGGGACAAGGTGCCCGTGATACAGGCCGACGCACGCGATCTCGACACGCAGCGCGGCCTGGCCAAGCAGGTGGGTGAGCACTTCGGGAAGCTGGACGTGGCGTTCCTGAACGCCGGCGTCTCGGACTGGCGCTCGTTCGAGGACCACACCGAGGACAGCTACGACCGGCTCTTCGACATCAACGTCAAGAGTGTCTTCTTCCTGACGCAGGCACTGGTGCCGGTGCTGGCCAACCCGTCCTCGGTCATCCTCAACGCGTCCGCCAGCGTGCACGGCGGCTACGGGCAGGCGAACGCCTACGCCGCGACGAAGGCGGCTGTCTCCTCCCTGATGCGGTCGTGGAACGCGGACCTTCTCAAGT includes:
- a CDS encoding TetR/AcrR family transcriptional regulator C-terminal domain-containing protein: MLTHLLGQAALRVEIACVGLYHGHLVPEDLPGLVDAGRGDAGEYAAPPPPGDPRFGLDHIGRDYACLVARPGTAALCRLIITELPQMPELADIVGTGFAIDRGPFFDRLRDYLDAEAHAGTLDFRSADGQPQSASVVAEQFLGMICSQLLWPQLVRTDFVPPSPTDPAIVDEAVALMLKRYSTGS
- a CDS encoding ABC transporter ATP-binding protein, yielding MAVSVTLRGVSRRYPGLTALDEIDLEVAAGEVVMLTGPSGAGKSTVLHVTGGMDQPDEGHVEIDGTQLIPRDLDRHRRRVGFVFQRFHLLPALTALDNVLAPVLPRRVDFDRRARGMELLEAVGLDQRADALPSQLSGGQQQRVAVARALINRPGLLLADEPTGNLDSVIGREIIDLLMSLRERYGMTMLIATHDAEVAAGGDRVVRLQDGRITSDQRITPSGDVLHRLGGLRP
- a CDS encoding SDR family oxidoreductase, whose translation is MIQADARDLDTQRGLAKQVGEHFGKLDVAFLNAGVSDWRSFEDHTEDSYDRLFDINVKSVFFLTQALVPVLANPSSVILNASASVHGGYGQANAYAATKAAVSSLMRSWNADLLKSHGIRFNAVSPGPVDTPLYSKLGIEDPAEQAAVLEGISAGIPLGRMGLPEEVAEAVVYLASDASAFAVGQDLILDGGSTVL
- a CDS encoding helix-turn-helix transcriptional regulator; translation: MPLHHAVLALLTRRPNHGYELKARFEEAVGPQWGGLNIGHLYQILERLVRDGFVSRSQVTQTDRPDKNLYTLTEAGEAELRSWATTAWVRVGGFRDELFLKLLGAVALGPQALATLIESQRQTYLSELAGLGRQRRAHADEPLVAVLIDAAIAHTKADLGLLDSAAQHLGPLATAQSAQAPERSPSRARDDADEAPRGRAG